One window of Candidatus Curtissbacteria bacterium genomic DNA carries:
- a CDS encoding class I SAM-dependent methyltransferase: MTSPISRGIKLNIGSGFTRIEGFINIDRDPCVDDKGNQYTDVICDIEKEPLPHSDNSVDEIACYETLEHMENLIFAMNEMWRVLKPEGILKGKVPRENGRGALADPTHKRIFITDTFDYFTGVNRHKKSNPSRPKNADYGIKPWYKISVDKKINFILRPRKTEQYDKRMETL, encoded by the coding sequence ATGACGTCTCCTATCTCACGCGGGATAAAGCTAAATATCGGCTCAGGTTTTACTCGCATAGAGGGATTCATAAATATAGATCGTGATCCATGTGTCGATGACAAAGGCAATCAATACACCGATGTTATTTGTGATATCGAAAAAGAACCTCTCCCACATTCCGACAATAGTGTGGACGAGATTGCTTGCTATGAAACCCTAGAACATATGGAAAATTTAATCTTCGCTATGAATGAAATGTGGAGGGTTTTAAAGCCGGAAGGTATTTTGAAGGGAAAAGTCCCCAGGGAAAACGGGCGTGGAGCACTTGCCGACCCTACGCACAAAAGGATATTTATAACAGACACTTTTGATTACTTTACCGGGGTCAACAGGCACAAAAAATCCAACCCTTCAAGGCCAAAAAACGCCGATTATGGAATCAAGCCCTGGTATAAGATTTCAGTCGATAAAAAGATAAACTTTATCCTGCGCCCCAG
- a CDS encoding glycosyltransferase produces MVKRSSLISIFAKHTYFLDDNNSPGKFFLRRITSRIRGEEIAKYLGAKLNPTEGYEKDVCIYVKAYALHRMKDGDYIDLLDDLYATERIKDKPKIKVIAMSTPHKEYLRRTLKNKITYIPHHHVNFEKFRRNRKKIINCGYVGSGSGYEINVNKKLAKLLAEIGLKFTPLYNYSSRKNIVNYYKKIDLQIIGAFNHLNVPYYHQTKIVNAMSFGIPTIASRRLGYRDVEGYYIAVNNLDELLKEAKKMKDPIEYNKWPKKIIAESEKYHISEIAKLYKKLK; encoded by the coding sequence ATGGTTAAAAGAAGTAGTTTGATTTCGATCTTTGCCAAGCACACCTATTTTCTAGACGATAATAATAGCCCCGGCAAGTTTTTCTTGCGCAGGATCACGTCTCGAATTAGGGGCGAAGAAATAGCTAAATATTTGGGTGCCAAACTCAACCCAACCGAAGGATACGAAAAAGATGTCTGCATTTATGTAAAGGCATACGCCCTACATAGGATGAAAGATGGCGATTATATCGACCTGCTGGACGACCTCTACGCAACCGAGCGAATTAAAGACAAGCCGAAAATCAAAGTGATTGCTATGTCCACACCGCACAAAGAATATCTGCGCCGCACTCTCAAAAACAAAATTACCTACATCCCCCACCATCATGTCAATTTCGAGAAGTTCAGAAGAAATAGAAAAAAGATCATCAATTGCGGTTATGTAGGCTCAGGGTCAGGATACGAAATCAATGTCAATAAAAAGCTAGCGAAATTGTTAGCGGAAATTGGACTAAAATTCACACCTTTGTATAATTACAGCTCCAGAAAAAACATTGTCAATTATTACAAAAAGATAGATTTACAAATTATCGGAGCTTTTAATCACCTAAATGTTCCTTACTATCATCAGACAAAGATCGTTAATGCTATGTCATTTGGTATTCCAACTATCGCCAGCCGCAGATTGGGATATCGGGACGTAGAAGGTTATTATATTGCTGTTAATAATTTGGATGAATTATTAAAAGAAGCAAAAAAGATGAAAGACCCCATTGAGTATAATAAATGGCCAAAAAAAATAATTGCCGAATCAGAAAAGTATCATATAAGTGAAATCGCCAAACTTTATAAGAAATTAAAATGA